Part of the Subtercola frigoramans genome, CACTCGGGTGCTCGGCAGTCAGCCTCAATCTTGTGAACCTTCAATCTGTCTGGTTCAGAAATCACGAGGTTCACGCACGCCTGCGAGGTGGGGACCGTGCCGGAGTCGTTCGAGTACCGCGTCGGCGACAGCGAGCATTCCATCGGCATTCGGATGGAACGACTTCACTGTCTGGGTCATATCGGGCTCGAACCCGAAGACCCAGGGCCTGGCCGACCCGACGCCGTGTCGTCGGCTGAACACCGATGCGGTGACGAGGTCTGCGCCTGAGCGGCCTTGGGCTAGCTGGTGTGCCTCGGCGACGGATTCATGGAGGCCACGAAGCACGTCGAATTGTTGTCTCGTGAAGGGCGAGTTGACCGTGAGATTCGCTTCGGCTGTTGGTGCAGCATCCACGCTCAGTATGGTCAGGTAATCGACCAGAACGATTCGGGCGGCTGTCGCACGATTGCGGGCGGCGTCGACGATGCGTTCCAGCCCATCTGATGCCGCGTTAACTTGGGCCTGGGTCGCGGCGTGAATCCCGTCAGTGAATCCTTGGGCTAGCATCTGGGTGATCGGGCTTTCAGGTGCGAGGTTCGACCATGCTGCGAAGAGCATGGAACCGAGCAGCTGCAGGTCGTTCCCGCCGGCGGTGACGGTGACCAGCTCGGCGTTGGCGGGGATGCCCTCGATTTGAGGTGGATACGTTGCGCCGGTCATGGTTTGGTGCGTTTCGGTCAGAATCGTTGCCGTTGTTGCGCCGGAAACTGTGAGGTCGACGAGTTCGGCTCCCAGACGATCGGCGATGAGGTGGGGGTAGTTTCGTCCGGACCGCAATGCGCCTGAGTCGAGCACCGGTTCGATTCCGGGGCCGGCGGCGAACGAACTACCGAGGGCGGCCATCGTGCGGATCACTGGCGATGGGATGGGCTGGGCATGATCGGGATTCGAGGTCATTGTTTCTCTATGTTCGGCGTTGAATCGACGAGGGTTGAGCCGATCCGAGCGCGGCGAGGGACCGACCCCGGGGCGCCCCGGGCGCCTGGAGAACAGAGCCCGTCCGGGCTACCGGAGGATCTCGACCAGCAGTCCATCACGGTGCAGCAACCCATCCAGATGTCGAGATCTGTGATTGTCGCGTCAAGGAGATTTCCACAGCCATATGACGTCTCGTTCGGCAAATGGAACACGAGGTTGGTTTTGCTAGCGGACGTCATGAGGATCAGGTGATTCACTTTCGGTCGAATCTTTGTAGCTGAACGACAACACGCGGGCATGTGTGGTGAGTGCCCCAAGTCCGATCATTCGACCGGTAAAGCCGCCCGCCACCTCTGTGGAAATATAGCGACCATCCAGCCTGGCAAGTTCGACGAAACCATCGGCGCCGTCAAAACCCAGGACGATGTCGTCCGGGCCGACGTTGCCGCCAAGTTCACCGGCGTTGACCGGGACAACTGTGGAGATCCGCAGGACAGTTCTCGGGCTGTGTATGTCGCGTTCCGCGAATTCCTGGGTGAGGTCTCCGACTCGTCCCATCGCACGTACCCGCCCATCGCGTACTTCAACGCCGTACCAGTGGCGGTCGTCTATGCGCACGACCATGCGCACGCCGCCGCCAGCGGCGTCGACAGTGACGCTGGCTGACCAGGACAGGTCCCTCACGCGCGTGCACAGCAGCGAACCATCGCCGCCGTCGATCGATGACATCAGTTCCAAACCGCCATCCAGCGGGGATCGCGCAATGGATGCGGGATCGCCGGAGGGCGAGATCCACCGCGGGTCGAGATCCCCCACGAAGTCGTCGCTGAATGAGTGATCTACGGTCGGGATCGTCACGCCGCCTTCGACGAAGACTGGCCAGTCATCGCTCCAATCGATAGCGCACACGAAAGTCTCCCTGCCGATCACATGAAAGCCGGGCGAACTCCCCTGAATCCGCACGCCGAGATACGCGGCCACCCAGCTGCCATCCTCCCGCTCGAGCAGATCGGCGTGACCGACATTCTGCACGGCGCCCGGCAAGCTTCGATGGGTCAGGATGGGGTTGGCCGGGCACGGCACGAATGGGCCCGCCGGTGATGTGCACCGAGCAATGGTGACCGTGTGGCCGCGTTCGGTTCCTCCCTCAGCAAGCAGCAGGTACCAATAGGAGTCGCGTTGATATAGGTGTGGACCTTCGGGGTACGCGAGCCCTGTGCCCTGCCAGACGCGGTACGGCGGCTCCAGCAGAATTCCCTCCTCTAGATTGACCCGCGCCTGCACGATGCCCGATTGCTGGGGCGTGGGGCCGAAACCGCACCAGGTGAGATAGCATGTGCCACCATCGTCCCAGGCAATGTCTGGGTCGATCCCGATCGCCCCAGAGATGAATACGGGTTCGCTCCATGGTCCGCGCGGGTCGTCGGTGTGCACCACGAGGTGCCCGGCGCCAAAGTCGCTCATGTTCGTGGTGATGAACCAGAAAGTGCCGTCGTGATATCTCAGTGTCGACCCGAAGATCCCGCCGGATGGTCTGCCGTCACCTCGGGCGAACTGAGTGCGCCGTGTGAGAACGTTGCCGATCTGATCCCACGCGAGTGCATCGTCGCTCGCGAATATGGGTGCTCCAGGGAAGTACTCGAAGCTGGAGTTCGCCAGGAAGTACCTGGTCCCTGCTCGACACAGGGTGGGATCGGGATGGAATCCGCTGATCGCGGGGCGGTTGATGCTCGTCACGAAAAACGCTCCTTCGGTAGTTGGCGATAGCCTGATCGAATGCTGCACTTTTGGCAAAACTTGTCACCGATTCATCCCAACTCGACTTTGACGGTCCTCCAATATGTGCGGGACGGCCGATTCGTTTAGCCGGTCGATTTCAGAATGTGCCGTCCCGGGCCGAGGTCACGCTTGTCGAATCCAGGTATGTCGACTGTCGCGGTCACGCCGTCGGGAACGACCGCGATGACCTCGAGGGTCGCGCCATTCGTCGTCCACTCCACGGATGCCAGGCCAAACGGCGTCTGAAGCGCACTTCGCGCCTGCGTGAGCCCACCGCCGGGCCGCGGGGCGATATGGATGCGACGAAAACCCGGCTCGCCCGCGCTCAGCCCTCCGACGGTACGGTGCATCCAATCAGCGATGGCGCCGAGCGCATAGTGGTTGAAGCTCGTCATCTCGTTAGGGTTGATCGTGCCGTCGGGAAGCATGGAATCCCAGCGCTCCCAGATTGTCGTCGCGCCCATTGTGACAGGGTAGAGCCAAGAAGGCATCGAGCGCTCAAGGAGGAGTCCGTATGCCTCCTCAATATGGCCGGTCGTCGTCAGCGCATCGCAGATGTAGGGCGTACCTGCGAACCCCGTGCTGATGCGGTACCCCGACTCGCGCACGAGCTCGGCCAGGCGGTCGCCGGCCATGATTGTCTCTTCACCGTGCAGAAGCCCGAACGTGATGGCGAGCGCGTAGACGGTTGTGCAGTCGCTGAACACGCGACCGCCATCGACGTATCGGGCATGGAATCCGGCCCGGATGCGGTCGCGTACCGCCACGAATTCGGCGGCGTCTGTTGTTCGTCCGAGGAGTGCGGCGGCAGCGGCCATGGTCGAAGCGGTGCGGAAGGCGCAGGCCGTTGCCACCACGCCGACATCGGCTTTGGCGTCGCCCGGTGCTGATGCTGGAGCATCCGGGTCGAGCCAGTCACCGAACTGGAAACCCGTGTCCCAGACGTCGTCGGACGAGAGCGCCGCTGCAACCGCACGAGTATGTGAGGTCATGAGGTTGTAGTTGTCGCGAAGATCTGCCAGATCTCCGTAGGCCTGCCACAGGGCCCAAGGCACCCACACGCCCGCGTCGCCCCAGATCGCAGTGGCCGGAGGCGTCGGAAAGCCAGTATCAAGGAATTTGAGCGCGTCGGGTACCACGACCGGTACCCTGCCGGAACCGTGGCTCCGCTCGATTTCGGCGTCGACGAGCCAGTCGCCGAGAAACGTCCGCACATCAGCCAGGTAGGTCGCGGTTGGTGCGAATGCGCTGATATCGCCCGTCCAGCCGAGACGTTCATCGCGTTGGGGGCAGTCGGTCGGCACGCTGAGAAAATTGCCGCGCATTCCCCAGACAACGTTGCTGTGCAACTGGTTGAGAAGGGAATCGGAGCACGAGAAATCGCCGATCCAGTGGAGATCGGTGCCGACGACGACCGCGGTGAAGGCCGCCGGATCCACGTCGCCCGGCCACCCGGTGACCTCTGCATACCGAAAACCATGAAAAGTGAGAGTCGGTTCGAGAACTCGGGCCTGACCATCGAGGAGGTATCGGTCGGTGGCTTGAGCACGCCGGAGCGGCCTGGTACCCAGTTCGCCGTCATCGAGGACTTCAGCGTGACGCACGGTGAGCTCGGTTCCGGCAGGTCCGTGCGCCTGAACGCGAACGAACCCGACAAGATTCTGACCGAAGTCGAGGATCGTTGTGCCGCTGGCGGAGGTGATCACCTCATGCGCCGCCAGCTCGGCGAGTCGTCGCACCGCCGGTGAGGTTCGCGGGACCAGCTCGGCTTCTGTGTTTACGACGTGAACCCCCGCCCATCCGGAATCGTCGAACCCAGGCATGTCCCAGCCCTCCTGATGTGCCCGGAGATCGACGGTCTGCCCGTTGTAGAGATCGTCGGTGCGAGTTGCGCCGGTCGACGCGCGCCAGGTCCGGTCGGTGTTCACCCACTGCACGAACCCGTCGGTGAACTCGATGCGGAGCGAAGCGAGGGCCGCCCGCTCGTCACCGTACAGAGCACGAGCACCGGTGAAGCCGAGATTGCCGCGATACCAACCGTTGCCTAGGGTGAGCCCGAGGGTGGAACGCTGCTCGAGCAGCGCAGTCACATCGTGCTCGACCACCCGCACCCGCCATTCATAGCTGGTCCACCCGGGGATCAGGAGCTCGTCGGCAGTCGGCCTGCCATTCATGGTCGCTTCGACGAGGCCGAGTGCACTCAATTCGAGCGTCGCTCGGATGACAGCGCCGTGCCCGCTCTCGAGTTCGAATTCCGTCCGCAACAGCGGGGCCGCCTCGTCGCTCAGGTCTGAAGCGATCCAAAGCTTTCTGTCATTGAAAGTTGCTTTCACAATGTGTAATTATGGTGCATCATGGTTGCATGACACAAGATCACCTCACATCCGACTTTCTCTGGGGAGTCGCCACCGCCGGTCACCAGGTCGAGGGCCACAACACCACGAGCGACACCTGGTTTCTGGAGAACGTCACACCCACCGTCTTCCGAGAGCCGTCTGGAGCAGCCTGTAATAGTTATGAGCTGTGGGAGACCGATCTCGACCTTGTACAAGGGTTGGGGCTGAACGCGTACCGCTTCTCCGTGGAGTGGGCCCGTATTGAGCCGGTCGAGGGGCAGTTCTCCGCTGAAGCGCTCGACCACTACGAAGCACTGGTAGACGGATGCCTCGCCCGGGGCCTCGCTCCAGTGGTGACGTTCAACCACTTCACTACTCCGCACTGGTTCGCCATGCGCGGGGCCTGGCTCGACCCCGAGGGTGCGGTGCTGTTCGCACGGTACTGCTCTGTTGTGATGGAACGCTTCGGCGACCGCATAGCTGTTGCTGTCACGCTCAACGAGCCGAACCTGCCCGAGCTGCTCGCATCGCTCAACCTCCCCGCGTTTGTCTCCGATCTCACGCGAGCAACTCTTGAAGCCGCCCAGGTAGCGACGGGTTCGCAGCACTACGTGGCATCCAATGTGGCAAACTCCGAAGACTTCCCGGCCCTCAAACGTGGTTTGACGAGTGCTCACGTTGCCGCCCGGAACGAGATCAAACGCCACCGTCCCGACATTCGGGTCGGAGTCTCAATCGCCATGGTCGACGACGTGTCGCGCGCCGGCGGCGAAGATCATGTCGCTCGTCAGCGAGCCGAACTCTATGACCACTGGTTGAAGCTGGCTGCCGACGACGACTTCATCGGAGTGCAGAACTATGAACGCATCTACTACGGGCCCGATGGCGCCCTCCCCATCGCTGAGGGAGGCGTCCGCAATTTCAGTGGCGCTGAGGTCGAGCCCGGCTCTTTGCGGGGAGCGGTCGAGTATGCCCACCAGGTGAGCGGTCGACCGGTGTTCGTCACCGAACACGGGGTCGGTACCGACGATGACTCCATTCGGGCCAACTTCATCCCGGCTTCCCTCGACGGGCTGCGAGCGGCGATCGCAGAGGGCGTACCAGTCATCGGCTACAGCCATTGGTCACTGCTCGACAATTTCGAGTGGATCTTCGGTTACGGACCGCGCTTCGGACTGTACGAAGTTGATCGTGAGACCTTCGTACGCACCGCCAAGCCGAGTGCTCGCGTCTATGCACGTTATGTAGCGGAGCTGGTCATCGCACAGACACCGTGATTCCAGCCCCTACGCGCCTGCGCTACGACAACCTCGATGAGGCTATCGGCGTCGGACCCGAACCGCCCCGTGTGTCATGGCTGATTGGCGGCGAGGATACCCAACTCGCTCATGAAATCCAGTCCACCCTGTCGGATCGGCGGTGTTCAAGTGGCCGGGTGGAGTCGGCGGAGTGTGCGTTCGTGCCCTGGAGCGGTCCGCTGCCGGATCGTTACCAGCGCATCGAGTGGCGGGTACGAGTATGGACGTGTTTTGGCTTGGCTCGACATAGAGAGGGCGGGTGACGCCGAATTGACACCCGGGTACCCGGGTACCCGGAGTACGGAGAACGATTGCAGGTCCAGACCTGGGACGTGACCGACCAGGTGTTCGCGGGCTTGAATTCACTCACTGTCGAGCTGTCGGATGGCTGGTCCCGTGGTAGCGTCGGGATCTTTCTCGTGTCCGACCAGGTCGCCCTGTTGGCGCAACTGATCCTTGAGTTAGCTGACGGCTCGACCGAGATCGTGGGTACGCGCGACGACTGACTGTCCCGTGCGCGAACGGGCAGGCTGGACGGGCGACTGGCAGATCTATGTGACAACGGCCGCCTACCTGTACGACGTCGCCGGCTTCTCCACACAACGGATGAGGGTTGTCGCGGTCAATCAGAACGACGACGGGCTGATTCTGAACCAGGCTCCGGCTCCACGTTCGGAGCTGAAGGACGGCCCTGGCGCGGCACACAACGGCTCATCCGGTTGGGGCGACGCGATTGTCTTGGTGCCCTGGGAGCAGTACCAGGCATACGGCGACATCCGGGTGCTGGAGAAGTTCTGGCCGAATAAGGTGCGCTGGATAGACCGAGTTCGAATAGCCGCAGAGAGTTCGCGTCACCCCAGCCGAGAAGCTCGTCCTGCTGCAACGCACCCGTCCATCGTGGTTGGCACTGCTCGACGAAGGAGCGACGTCGATGTGGGAGCGTTGGGAGGGCTGGGACGCAGACGGTCTCCCGTACGAATCGCACAACGACTTCTCGAAGGGCGCCGTCATCACGTTCCTGCACCGGCATGTGGCTGGCATCCGCCCCGTTGTAGACGGAACGGGGTATCGACGGTTCGAGATTTCGCCCAGCCTGGGTGGCGGCCTCAGCAGTGCGAAAGGTCGCCTTGAGACGCCACACGGAGAAATCATCAGCTCGTGGACGCTCGCTGGCGGCATCTTCCGAATCCGGATCGTCGTGCCCGCTGGCACCACGTATAAGCTCACGATGCCTGACGGGTAGACGCACGAAGTACGTGCGGGTGAGCACTTCTTCTTTACACGCGCCTAATTAGAACGCAGTATGACTAGGCGCGTGGCCAGGGGTTCTCACGCACCCGAAGATCACGCGGAGCTCGTCGTCGGTGCGGGGTCGACACGGAAGACGCGTAACTGCAATGCCAGTGCCGCGTAGTAACCCACCAAGGTGGTGAGCTCAACGAGCTCGTGGGCTTGAAGATATGCGGATGCTGCGGCCCACCCCGTGTCGTCCAGGTCGCCGTGAGCGATCGCGAACGTCGCGGTCGCGACGGCCTGCTCGTGGGCGTCGATGAGGGTCGGCACCCGACCACTCTGAACGTCAAGCATTTCGTCGGCGGTCAGCCCCGCCGCTCGGCCGACGGCCTCGTGTGAAGCGCGCTCGAACGCGCTGTTCCAGCGAGCAGCCACGATCAGAATCGCTGTCTCGCGTTCGCGGGCGGTGAGGGTCGTCTCGAATCTGATCGCAGCGCCGAGCGCCTGCAACGGTCGAGAAAGTGCTGGTGCGTACAGAAATGCGTTGAATGGGCCGTTGAGGGTGCCATCGCGCGCGCTGAGGGGAAAGTGCTGCGGGCCCTTCGATCGGGGGCCGCCAACAATCTCGGAATAGAGTTCCGCTTGGTCGCTATCGAGCTCGTCTGGGGTTAGGCGGGGAAGTCTCACAGCGCTCTGAGCCTCAGCGAGATATCGTCGGCTGTCTCGCGCAGTTGATCGAGAAGAACTCCCCGCAATGATGCCACATCGTGACGGGCCGACGACACCGCGATGTTGATCGCGGCGACCGGCGCGGGTGCTCGACCGAAGACGGGAACCGAGACGGACCTGAGTCCCAGTGCGAGTTCCTGATCCTGAATGGAGAAACCTTCTCTGCGGATAAGTTCGAGACGGGCATCCAATTCACTGCGGGTGCGCACCGCATTCGGCCCTGCGTCGGGGCTGAATGACTGCGTAGTGAGGCGTTCGTCGAGTTCAACTGGACTCAGCCAGGCGAGCAGAAGCTTGCCCATAGATGTGTAGGCGGCGGGCAACGTCGAGCCGACCTGGATGTTTGCGGTGACGAGGTCGGCATTGCGCATGCGCGCGAGGTAGAGCACCTGGTCGCCGAGAAGCACACCGAGATTGACCGTTTCACCGGTCGTCTCTGCAAGGTGCCTCAGGGGCCTCTCGCTGACTTGTACGAGGTTCGACCCACGGAGTGCTGCCGAACCCAGGGAGAGCACGGCCACCCCCGGTTGCACCGAGCCGTCAGCGGAACGCTCGAGAAAGCCGTCTTCTTCGAGTGTCGCGACGATGCGGAACGCTGTTGGCATCGGAATGCCCGTCAGATCACAGATCTGGCGGAGCTTCAGCGAGACTGTGCTTTCGTTGAAGAGCCGGAGCACGAGCAAGCCCTTCGAGAGCGATTCGATGCGGTACTGGTTTGCCGCTTTCTCTGAGCGGTTGGTCAAAGAATTCATCGCGTGTTCCTTCCAAAAGGGGCCAAGAATCGCCGCCTTCGTTCGATGAAGCCACAACCGGTCGTCGCTACGCTTCAATATATGAAAATAACTTTCGATCAATGAAAGTCTAATGATCGACCCGGGTGCACGCAACATCATCCCACCGGAGAGGAGCCATTCATGACAGACGTCGTTGACAGATCGCCGTGGCTGTGAATTCCAATCCAAATCGGATCAACCTCTCGCCTCAAGACTTTCACTAGACAAAACTATTTTTCATTGGGCGAAATGTGTGCTAAACATTTACCAAACGAGCAGCAGAAGGCCGCTCAGCGAAGCAAAGGTGCCCGCCCATGAACGTTCCACACCAGAAGATCCTCCGTCCACTTCAAGCCGTCGCCGTCGTTGCCACGCTCGGCTTGGTCGCCACGGTCTCGGGATGCGCGGCCTCGGCCAGCATCTCGCCCTCCAGCTCCTC contains:
- a CDS encoding glycoside hydrolase family 43 protein, whose translation is MTSINRPAISGFHPDPTLCRAGTRYFLANSSFEYFPGAPIFASDDALAWDQIGNVLTRRTQFARGDGRPSGGIFGSTLRYHDGTFWFITTNMSDFGAGHLVVHTDDPRGPWSEPVFISGAIGIDPDIAWDDGGTCYLTWCGFGPTPQQSGIVQARVNLEEGILLEPPYRVWQGTGLAYPEGPHLYQRDSYWYLLLAEGGTERGHTVTIARCTSPAGPFVPCPANPILTHRSLPGAVQNVGHADLLEREDGSWVAAYLGVRIQGSSPGFHVIGRETFVCAIDWSDDWPVFVEGGVTIPTVDHSFSDDFVGDLDPRWISPSGDPASIARSPLDGGLELMSSIDGGDGSLLCTRVRDLSWSASVTVDAAGGGVRMVVRIDDRHWYGVEVRDGRVRAMGRVGDLTQEFAERDIHSPRTVLRISTVVPVNAGELGGNVGPDDIVLGFDGADGFVELARLDGRYISTEVAGGFTGRMIGLGALTTHARVLSFSYKDSTESESPDPHDVR
- a CDS encoding glycoside hydrolase family 78 protein, which produces MIPAPTRLRYDNLDEAIGVGPEPPRVSWLIGGEDTQLAHEIQSTLSDRRCSSGRVESAECAFVPWSGPLPDRYQRIEWRVRVWTCFGLARHREGG
- a CDS encoding alpha-L-rhamnosidase N-terminal domain-containing protein, with the translated sequence MDTRVPGYPEYGERLQVQTWDVTDQVFAGLNSLTVELSDGWSRGSVGIFLVSDQVALLAQLILELADGSTEIVGTRDD
- a CDS encoding alpha-L-rhamnosidase, whose product is MKATFNDRKLWIASDLSDEAAPLLRTEFELESGHGAVIRATLELSALGLVEATMNGRPTADELLIPGWTSYEWRVRVVEHDVTALLEQRSTLGLTLGNGWYRGNLGFTGARALYGDERAALASLRIEFTDGFVQWVNTDRTWRASTGATRTDDLYNGQTVDLRAHQEGWDMPGFDDSGWAGVHVVNTEAELVPRTSPAVRRLAELAAHEVITSASGTTILDFGQNLVGFVRVQAHGPAGTELTVRHAEVLDDGELGTRPLRRAQATDRYLLDGQARVLEPTLTFHGFRYAEVTGWPGDVDPAAFTAVVVGTDLHWIGDFSCSDSLLNQLHSNVVWGMRGNFLSVPTDCPQRDERLGWTGDISAFAPTATYLADVRTFLGDWLVDAEIERSHGSGRVPVVVPDALKFLDTGFPTPPATAIWGDAGVWVPWALWQAYGDLADLRDNYNLMTSHTRAVAAALSSDDVWDTGFQFGDWLDPDAPASAPGDAKADVGVVATACAFRTASTMAAAAALLGRTTDAAEFVAVRDRIRAGFHARYVDGGRVFSDCTTVYALAITFGLLHGEETIMAGDRLAELVRESGYRISTGFAGTPYICDALTTTGHIEEAYGLLLERSMPSWLYPVTMGATTIWERWDSMLPDGTINPNEMTSFNHYALGAIADWMHRTVGGLSAGEPGFRRIHIAPRPGGGLTQARSALQTPFGLASVEWTTNGATLEVIAVVPDGVTATVDIPGFDKRDLGPGRHILKSTG
- a CDS encoding carboxymuconolactone decarboxylase family protein is translated as MRLPRLTPDELDSDQAELYSEIVGGPRSKGPQHFPLSARDGTLNGPFNAFLYAPALSRPLQALGAAIRFETTLTARERETAILIVAARWNSAFERASHEAVGRAAGLTADEMLDVQSGRVPTLIDAHEQAVATATFAIAHGDLDDTGWAAASAYLQAHELVELTTLVGYYAALALQLRVFRVDPAPTTSSA
- a CDS encoding alpha-L-rhamnosidase C-terminal domain-containing protein, coding for MQRTRPSWLALLDEGATSMWERWEGWDADGLPYESHNDFSKGAVITFLHRHVAGIRPVVDGTGYRRFEISPSLGGGLSSAKGRLETPHGEIISSWTLAGGIFRIRIVVPAGTTYKLTMPDG
- a CDS encoding IclR family transcriptional regulator, whose translation is MNSLTNRSEKAANQYRIESLSKGLLVLRLFNESTVSLKLRQICDLTGIPMPTAFRIVATLEEDGFLERSADGSVQPGVAVLSLGSAALRGSNLVQVSERPLRHLAETTGETVNLGVLLGDQVLYLARMRNADLVTANIQVGSTLPAAYTSMGKLLLAWLSPVELDERLTTQSFSPDAGPNAVRTRSELDARLELIRREGFSIQDQELALGLRSVSVPVFGRAPAPVAAINIAVSSARHDVASLRGVLLDQLRETADDISLRLRAL
- a CDS encoding glycoside hydrolase family 1 protein — encoded protein: MTQDHLTSDFLWGVATAGHQVEGHNTTSDTWFLENVTPTVFREPSGAACNSYELWETDLDLVQGLGLNAYRFSVEWARIEPVEGQFSAEALDHYEALVDGCLARGLAPVVTFNHFTTPHWFAMRGAWLDPEGAVLFARYCSVVMERFGDRIAVAVTLNEPNLPELLASLNLPAFVSDLTRATLEAAQVATGSQHYVASNVANSEDFPALKRGLTSAHVAARNEIKRHRPDIRVGVSIAMVDDVSRAGGEDHVARQRAELYDHWLKLAADDDFIGVQNYERIYYGPDGALPIAEGGVRNFSGAEVEPGSLRGAVEYAHQVSGRPVFVTEHGVGTDDDSIRANFIPASLDGLRAAIAEGVPVIGYSHWSLLDNFEWIFGYGPRFGLYEVDRETFVRTAKPSARVYARYVAELVIAQTP
- a CDS encoding SGNH/GDSL hydrolase family protein, whose protein sequence is MTSNPDHAQPIPSPVIRTMAALGSSFAAGPGIEPVLDSGALRSGRNYPHLIADRLGAELVDLTVSGATTATILTETHQTMTGATYPPQIEGIPANAELVTVTAGGNDLQLLGSMLFAAWSNLAPESPITQMLAQGFTDGIHAATQAQVNAASDGLERIVDAARNRATAARIVLVDYLTILSVDAAPTAEANLTVNSPFTRQQFDVLRGLHESVAEAHQLAQGRSGADLVTASVFSRRHGVGSARPWVFGFEPDMTQTVKSFHPNADGMLAVADAVLERLRHGPHLAGVREPRDF